From a single Lewinella sp. LCG006 genomic region:
- a CDS encoding ABC transporter ATP-binding protein, translating into MSLLKINGLNKTYPNGTRALVDVDLELSKGMFGLLGPNGAGKSSLMRTLATLQEADSGTAFLGDIDILNDPQSVRKVLGYLPQEFGVYPRITAAQLLDHIATLKGISNGNTRKDLVEYLLQKVNLYEQRNKSVSGFSGGMKQRVGIAQALIGNPQLIIVDEPTAGLDPGERNRFHNLLAEVGEEVIVILSTHIVDDVRELCTDMAIMNLGQIVYKGTPTEALTSLEGRVWRKTIDRAEKAAYAAQYTIISDKMVGGRPQIHVLSDQQPGEGFVEVAPSLEDVFFTTIHATVA; encoded by the coding sequence ATGTCTTTACTCAAAATCAATGGCCTGAATAAAACTTACCCTAATGGCACGCGCGCGCTCGTGGATGTCGATCTGGAACTCTCAAAAGGAATGTTTGGCCTGCTGGGGCCGAACGGTGCGGGGAAATCGTCGCTGATGCGCACCCTGGCTACCTTGCAGGAGGCCGATTCCGGTACCGCTTTTCTCGGTGATATTGACATCCTCAACGACCCGCAATCGGTGCGTAAAGTGCTGGGCTATCTGCCACAGGAATTTGGCGTATATCCACGGATTACTGCCGCTCAACTCCTGGACCATATTGCTACCCTGAAGGGGATAAGCAACGGGAATACCCGCAAGGATTTGGTGGAATACCTGCTGCAAAAAGTAAACCTGTACGAGCAACGCAACAAAAGCGTAAGCGGATTTTCGGGCGGGATGAAGCAGCGCGTGGGCATAGCCCAAGCCCTGATTGGCAACCCACAACTGATCATTGTAGACGAGCCTACCGCCGGCCTTGACCCCGGCGAGCGCAACCGCTTCCACAACCTGCTGGCAGAAGTAGGCGAAGAGGTGATCGTGATCCTGTCGACCCACATCGTAGACGATGTACGGGAGCTTTGTACGGACATGGCCATTATGAACCTGGGCCAGATCGTGTACAAAGGCACGCCAACCGAGGCCCTGACCTCGCTGGAAGGCAGGGTATGGCGCAAGACCATCGACCGTGCTGAAAAGGCAGCTTACGCGGCACAGTACACCATCATCTCGGACAAGATGGTGGGTGGGCGTCCCCAGATTCACGTGCTCAGCGATCAGCAACCAGGAGAGGGCTTTGTAGAAGTAGCCCCGAGCCTGGAAGATGTGTTCTTTACTACTATTCACGCCACCGTTGCCTAA
- the mnmG gene encoding tRNA uridine-5-carboxymethylaminomethyl(34) synthesis enzyme MnmG produces MFPEYDVIVVGAGHAGCEAAVAAANMGARVMLATMNMNTIAQMSCNPAMGGVAKGQIVREIDALGGYSGIVTDHTAVQFRMLNKSKGPAMWSPRAQSDRMLFAAKWREMLEAHENIDFWQEMVTGIVVKGERVVGVRTGIGLEIPGKAVILTNGTFLNGLIHIGEKQFGGGRAGERASTGITEQLRELGFEAGRMKTGTPPRIDGRSLDYSKMEVQHGDEDPVGFSYTDTPRLTKQLPCHITYTSQEVHETLKTGFDRSPMFNGRIRGLGPRYCPSIEDKIERFADRDRHQLFVEPEGWSTCEIYVNGFSSSLPEDVQYHALRKVPGFENMKMFRPGYAIEYDFFQPTQLRASLETRLVKNLFFAGQINGTTGYEEAGSQGLMAGINAYLAVKDEEPFVLKRSEAYIGVLIDDLINKGTEEPYRMFTSRAEYRILLRQDNADLRLTPLAAKIGMNHLEARMERVTQKQEATAAIEKLLDNYSIQPELINPYLESIGSSPLKQSVKMNTVLLRPNVSLADICAHVPTFAQELAQYDSESRELAEINMKYEGYIRREQEMVDKMNRLESVRLYENIDYHTLSSLSKEARTKLTQLKPRTIGQASRISGVSPSDISVLLVHMGR; encoded by the coding sequence ATGTTTCCGGAGTATGATGTCATCGTGGTTGGAGCAGGGCATGCGGGATGTGAAGCAGCAGTAGCCGCCGCCAACATGGGCGCGCGTGTGATGCTGGCGACGATGAATATGAATACGATTGCCCAAATGTCGTGCAATCCCGCCATGGGTGGTGTCGCCAAAGGGCAGATTGTGCGGGAAATTGACGCACTGGGTGGTTATTCGGGTATTGTCACCGACCATACGGCTGTGCAGTTTCGGATGCTCAACAAATCCAAAGGGCCCGCCATGTGGAGCCCCCGCGCCCAGAGCGACCGGATGCTGTTTGCCGCCAAATGGCGCGAAATGCTGGAAGCGCACGAAAATATCGACTTCTGGCAGGAGATGGTTACCGGTATCGTGGTGAAAGGCGAGCGCGTAGTAGGCGTGCGTACCGGAATCGGACTGGAAATCCCAGGCAAAGCCGTCATATTGACCAACGGAACTTTCCTCAACGGACTGATCCATATCGGCGAAAAACAATTTGGTGGTGGTCGGGCTGGCGAGCGCGCCTCTACCGGCATCACCGAACAATTGCGCGAACTTGGCTTCGAGGCTGGCCGCATGAAAACCGGCACTCCCCCACGCATTGATGGCCGGAGCCTTGATTACTCCAAGATGGAAGTGCAGCACGGCGATGAAGATCCCGTAGGTTTCAGCTATACGGATACCCCCCGCCTGACCAAACAGTTGCCTTGTCACATTACTTATACCAGCCAGGAAGTACACGAAACCCTGAAGACGGGTTTTGATCGCTCGCCCATGTTCAACGGGCGCATCCGGGGCTTGGGGCCTCGCTACTGTCCTTCCATCGAAGACAAAATAGAACGCTTTGCCGACCGTGATCGCCACCAGCTTTTTGTCGAGCCAGAAGGTTGGAGCACTTGCGAAATTTACGTCAACGGCTTTAGCTCTTCGCTGCCGGAGGATGTGCAATACCACGCTTTGCGCAAAGTGCCAGGGTTTGAAAACATGAAGATGTTTCGGCCTGGCTACGCCATCGAGTACGACTTTTTTCAGCCCACGCAGCTGCGTGCTTCGCTGGAAACACGCCTCGTGAAGAACCTCTTTTTTGCGGGTCAGATCAACGGCACCACCGGCTACGAAGAAGCCGGCAGTCAAGGTCTAATGGCCGGCATCAACGCCTACCTGGCCGTGAAAGACGAAGAGCCTTTTGTGCTTAAGCGCTCTGAAGCCTACATCGGTGTATTGATCGATGATTTGATCAACAAAGGCACGGAGGAACCTTACCGCATGTTTACCTCGCGTGCCGAATACCGCATCTTGCTACGGCAAGACAATGCCGACCTGCGCCTTACCCCGCTGGCCGCCAAAATTGGCATGAACCACCTGGAAGCACGCATGGAAAGGGTAACGCAAAAACAGGAAGCCACCGCCGCCATCGAAAAGCTGCTGGACAATTACAGCATACAGCCCGAGCTGATCAATCCCTACCTGGAAAGCATCGGCTCTTCGCCGCTGAAGCAAAGTGTAAAAATGAATACGGTACTGCTGCGCCCCAACGTATCGCTGGCGGATATTTGCGCCCATGTGCCCACCTTCGCGCAGGAGTTGGCGCAATACGACAGCGAATCCCGCGAGCTGGCCGAGATCAACATGAAGTATGAGGGCTACATCCGCCGCGAGCAAGAGATGGTCGACAAGATGAACCGCCTGGAATCAGTGCGTCTGTACGAAAACATCGACTACCACACGCTCTCGTCGCTCAGCAAGGAAGCCCGCACGAAGCTTACCCAACTCAAGCCGCGCACCATCGGTCAGGCCAGCCGCATCAGTGGGGTGAGTCCCTCGGATATTTCGGTGTTGCTGGTGCATATGGGGCGGTAG
- a CDS encoding PKD domain-containing protein has product MHRSLFSILSFFTLFAALPLNNASAQEQAFIFGDEYLCPDQCGQWFVEFPQDPNLNYHWVVYDGTSPDNGTIWNEQMGIGQFTYTLCNSSITLPPGFYTIYLTVSIPGTGGPNDIVATGQTSFFIDNFFNLFGEAYGEHITECEQDSFAISLPGGLEECYEVCVGSTSTLNLDNIIVTDPTGQTGTVDLNQGQWSVTNGTIIPTVNTDDSNFNLAEVYASLGQTVCVPLTVNNFDNILGMQFSINYNAAILQFTGAQNFNGSLIGFTAGSIGNPFPGAITIGWNNPFGSGVSLMDNSTILELCFDVVGQTSSSLSFSNPEVINGSEEEVPFDGNTGAVIIGSPPANTISILWGEEGPGRATFSYWYLSANGCETFSSIDICFDVLPPPPADFTTQPPVGANGLLEICEGQTVFFTSEATDADTYLWDFGDGGGSSLPNPQHTYNAAGTFEVALITSAGCECADTSRLTVIVEGNDAPFVDCVATICEGTSVTYTANTGCSTYDWSISANGSILDGGGPADDFITIQWGAGPIGEITLQTDGCPDLSNCTEAAYLQVPIISSSTTIEGPAQVCRGDQSVYTVPPFEGTEFNWSVTSFGTIIDGQGTPSVTIEWFDGPIPPGAQTVSVDYSNCYLECGGSTQMEVFIRPEFYLTGEIEVCENSSESYAVINTQTNLGFPANFSVIASDGSTVWTSPGAGSSFPIDWNFGAGDFTLVATPQNPTDYCLQQAEMPVKVIAQPAAVATINGQTEICAGIAYTYSIANPVDGERYRWTINNGGTITEREGASIAVIWNAGGPYELSVIRRSPPLFCSSSATSLNIGAVSSFAISGDDQVCMDQLSTYTSDQTGDVFYDWAIQPASAGTITGDPTAADIEVLWHSAGPATVTLDICGQQETFVVTINAPPQPVVNHPASICPGVTTPVSTTAAFASYSWQDAEGVELSTSATPDLAGGYYRLEVTDANGCVGRTIFHIYQYPTASINISTPDFTRFCNVAPFSRLYAANTADGYDYQWFQNGSAIPGATSSDYTATALGSYHVEIIDGSGCAYVSNVITLQEDCGSISGTGGGAGCNNPGHTFIATDNGSCDNRAYSAIATGAIPGSIFWLFDDPFNGTIGGNGQNITYQYTKPGFYRVLMAALYDDGMGGSVLCREIIPDTVFAVADFDYDGVCPGAPVQFYDLTTFLDLTSITSWSWDFGDPASGPDNTSSDQDPVHIFTAGGDFPVTLTVTTAQGCTTTITKTVSLYPLPYTNFTEPDVSCALTSIAFNADVEATVWEVNWNFGEVTSGDANTSTLFDSYHRYATAGNFVVTLEATSIYGCVNSFDRTIAILPNTLSGEIDPPGVSTLCEGDDLLLNAPGNGATSWLWSTTENTQAITVNEAAAYSVVLTDDDGCTYKPEPVLVDIIPAPQSPIRSVTYNDFNQPTAFTYDTLFVCFGEDIFLETENTAGYTYLWSNGDTGTDTEYTEDRGNLLAAGEYLVTLEVTDTNTGCSAIEGFVIIVHPTPDIPVLDAGNGALCAGTAATISVSNPQANVIYFWSSGDTGSSITTDEAGEYYVTSVNIYGCRNESEVTEVLEGPDISLVPNGCHTRCAPDTLCLPTIPDVISYQWYLDGVLIPAPDGTIPNLIVDQSGSYTLEMEDVNGCIQTSNPLNIDLLPGFGTFLGNVYYDLNNNEMIDAADSLAGGIEVELMGDMGLQDAIITPLNGAYGFVNVPEDDYTLSINSMTVPASWAPQIASIDTTFMGCDQEVMINWLLVQDCDFDTTFTANICPGEDYIFQGQSYAIGSNNTVQITSAQGCDSTFTFTVAALPSTTEILGVEICLGETYSYLGTEYPIGTDELITFTNSAGCDSIVQLQVVASPEASFALSTEESCSGISTGSLTITPNSGSAPFVYAIDDGDFQTQAAFMNLEAGAYDLTIEDANGCQYVESFTVDAAENLVVNVANILLPCDSAAVQLQPEIISGDDGFLLYQWSDGVTTLARPVSNPGTLQLAVSNACETISLPVTVTAEKSPEGSLIYVPNAFSPNNDGANDAFKIYPGQDVLIDDLDFQVFDRWGSLIFDAQSGTDEWNGVSKGRLAAQGVYIWQLKAKVNLCGQAVDVVQQGEVILVR; this is encoded by the coding sequence ATGCACCGATCGTTATTTTCCATACTGAGCTTTTTCACACTTTTTGCGGCCTTACCACTGAATAATGCCAGCGCACAGGAACAGGCTTTTATCTTTGGCGACGAATACCTGTGTCCTGATCAGTGTGGTCAATGGTTTGTCGAGTTTCCGCAAGACCCTAACCTCAATTACCATTGGGTCGTTTATGACGGTACTTCTCCAGACAATGGAACCATCTGGAATGAGCAGATGGGAATTGGCCAATTCACTTACACATTGTGTAACTCATCTATCACCTTACCTCCGGGGTTTTACACGATCTATTTAACGGTAAGTATCCCAGGGACAGGAGGCCCCAATGATATTGTTGCTACTGGGCAAACCAGCTTTTTTATAGACAATTTCTTCAATCTCTTCGGAGAAGCCTACGGCGAACACATTACCGAATGCGAGCAAGATTCTTTTGCCATCAGCCTCCCTGGAGGCTTGGAAGAATGCTACGAAGTGTGCGTGGGTTCGACCTCTACTCTCAACCTGGACAATATCATTGTCACTGACCCAACGGGGCAAACCGGAACTGTTGACCTCAACCAGGGGCAGTGGTCGGTGACCAACGGCACAATCATTCCGACCGTCAATACGGATGATAGTAATTTCAACCTTGCCGAAGTGTACGCTTCACTGGGCCAGACGGTTTGTGTACCTTTGACCGTCAACAATTTTGACAATATCCTGGGGATGCAATTTAGTATCAATTACAACGCTGCTATCCTGCAATTTACGGGGGCACAAAATTTCAATGGCTCCCTGATAGGTTTTACAGCTGGCTCCATTGGCAATCCTTTTCCAGGAGCAATCACTATTGGCTGGAATAATCCTTTCGGCAGCGGCGTTTCCTTGATGGACAATAGTACTATTCTGGAACTTTGTTTTGACGTTGTAGGGCAAACCTCATCTTCTCTTTCTTTTTCTAATCCAGAAGTCATCAACGGCAGCGAGGAAGAGGTGCCTTTTGACGGCAATACCGGCGCCGTCATCATCGGCTCACCACCCGCCAACACGATCTCTATCCTCTGGGGCGAAGAAGGCCCAGGCCGGGCAACCTTCTCTTACTGGTACCTCAGCGCTAACGGTTGTGAGACGTTTTCCAGCATAGATATTTGTTTCGATGTTCTCCCTCCTCCACCCGCAGACTTCACCACGCAGCCCCCGGTAGGTGCCAATGGTCTCTTAGAAATATGTGAAGGCCAAACCGTGTTCTTTACCAGCGAAGCCACGGATGCGGATACCTACCTCTGGGATTTTGGCGATGGCGGCGGTTCGTCCCTCCCCAATCCACAACATACCTACAATGCTGCCGGTACTTTCGAGGTAGCACTGATTACCAGTGCAGGCTGTGAATGTGCCGACACCAGCCGACTGACCGTCATCGTAGAAGGCAACGACGCTCCTTTTGTAGATTGTGTCGCCACCATCTGTGAAGGCACTTCGGTCACCTACACCGCCAATACTGGTTGTAGCACCTACGATTGGAGCATTAGTGCCAATGGCAGTATTTTGGACGGAGGCGGACCAGCGGATGATTTTATCACCATCCAGTGGGGCGCAGGCCCGATTGGAGAAATCACCTTACAAACCGACGGCTGCCCCGACCTCAGTAATTGTACCGAGGCCGCTTATTTGCAAGTGCCCATCATATCCAGTAGCACCACCATTGAAGGTCCGGCCCAGGTTTGTCGGGGCGACCAATCGGTCTACACCGTTCCTCCTTTTGAAGGAACAGAATTCAACTGGAGCGTTACTTCTTTTGGTACCATCATTGATGGGCAAGGCACCCCTAGCGTAACCATCGAGTGGTTTGACGGTCCCATCCCTCCCGGCGCACAAACCGTAAGCGTTGATTATTCCAACTGTTACCTGGAATGTGGCGGCAGTACACAAATGGAAGTTTTTATCCGCCCCGAATTTTACCTTACGGGTGAAATAGAAGTTTGTGAAAACAGCAGCGAAAGCTATGCTGTAATCAATACCCAAACCAACTTGGGTTTTCCTGCCAACTTTAGTGTTATCGCTTCGGATGGCAGTACGGTGTGGACCAGTCCTGGTGCGGGAAGTTCTTTCCCTATCGATTGGAATTTTGGTGCCGGTGATTTCACCTTGGTGGCTACGCCTCAAAACCCTACGGATTATTGTCTTCAGCAGGCCGAGATGCCTGTAAAAGTGATCGCCCAACCAGCGGCAGTGGCCACGATAAATGGGCAAACGGAAATTTGTGCTGGTATTGCCTACACTTATAGTATTGCGAACCCTGTAGACGGAGAACGCTATCGCTGGACCATCAATAACGGAGGGACCATCACCGAAAGAGAAGGTGCTTCGATTGCGGTGATCTGGAATGCTGGCGGGCCTTACGAATTAAGTGTCATCCGCCGCTCTCCACCCTTATTCTGTAGCTCTTCGGCCACTTCGCTCAACATCGGAGCAGTGAGTAGTTTCGCCATTAGCGGCGACGATCAGGTATGTATGGATCAATTGTCGACTTACACCAGCGACCAGACGGGCGATGTGTTTTACGATTGGGCCATCCAGCCCGCGAGTGCTGGTACTATTACCGGTGACCCCACCGCCGCCGACATTGAAGTCCTTTGGCACAGTGCCGGTCCTGCTACCGTAACCCTAGACATTTGTGGACAACAGGAAACCTTCGTGGTAACCATAAACGCGCCCCCTCAGCCGGTAGTGAATCATCCAGCTTCCATTTGTCCAGGTGTTACAACGCCCGTGAGTACAACCGCCGCTTTTGCCTCCTACTCCTGGCAAGATGCGGAAGGCGTAGAACTCTCTACCAGCGCAACGCCCGATCTGGCCGGAGGTTATTACCGTCTTGAGGTAACGGACGCCAATGGCTGTGTAGGGCGTACGATTTTCCACATTTACCAATATCCAACCGCTAGTATTAACATCAGTACTCCTGATTTTACGCGATTTTGCAACGTTGCTCCTTTCAGCAGACTGTACGCTGCCAATACTGCTGATGGTTACGACTATCAATGGTTTCAAAACGGAAGTGCTATCCCCGGAGCAACCAGCAGTGATTATACAGCTACGGCTTTGGGGAGTTACCACGTAGAAATCATTGATGGAAGCGGTTGTGCTTATGTATCTAACGTCATTACCCTCCAAGAAGACTGTGGCAGCATCAGTGGTACTGGTGGAGGAGCGGGTTGCAACAACCCTGGTCATACCTTTATAGCAACCGATAATGGCTCATGTGACAACAGGGCTTATTCGGCCATCGCTACGGGCGCAATACCTGGCAGCATTTTCTGGCTTTTCGACGATCCTTTTAACGGCACCATTGGTGGTAATGGTCAAAACATTACCTATCAATACACCAAGCCCGGCTTTTACCGGGTACTAATGGCGGCACTCTATGATGACGGCATGGGTGGTTCCGTACTGTGCCGGGAAATTATCCCGGATACCGTATTTGCCGTCGCTGATTTCGATTACGATGGTGTTTGCCCAGGTGCTCCGGTACAGTTTTATGACCTTACAACGTTCCTTGATTTAACCAGCATCACAAGCTGGAGTTGGGACTTTGGTGATCCTGCCAGTGGCCCAGATAATACTTCCTCTGACCAAGACCCTGTGCACATTTTTACAGCCGGTGGTGATTTTCCGGTGACGCTTACCGTTACGACGGCTCAAGGTTGTACGACTACCATTACTAAAACGGTTAGCCTTTACCCCTTGCCATATACCAATTTCACAGAACCCGACGTAAGTTGCGCATTAACTTCGATTGCTTTTAATGCCGATGTAGAGGCAACGGTATGGGAAGTAAACTGGAACTTTGGTGAAGTCACCAGTGGCGACGCTAATACTTCTACCCTGTTTGATTCTTACCACCGCTACGCCACAGCTGGCAACTTTGTGGTGACCTTGGAAGCGACCAGTATTTATGGTTGTGTCAACAGTTTTGACCGTACCATCGCGATCCTACCCAACACCCTGAGCGGCGAGATCGACCCACCCGGAGTTTCCACCCTTTGCGAAGGTGACGACCTCCTTTTAAATGCTCCTGGTAACGGTGCAACCTCCTGGTTGTGGTCAACCACCGAGAACACCCAGGCAATTACCGTAAATGAAGCTGCGGCTTACAGTGTCGTACTGACCGATGATGATGGTTGTACTTACAAGCCAGAGCCCGTGCTGGTAGATATTATTCCTGCGCCGCAAAGCCCGATTCGTTCGGTGACTTATAATGACTTCAACCAGCCAACGGCCTTTACTTACGATACGCTTTTCGTGTGTTTCGGAGAAGATATTTTCCTGGAAACAGAGAATACGGCTGGCTATACCTACCTCTGGTCAAATGGCGATACTGGTACGGATACGGAATACACCGAAGACCGTGGCAACTTACTAGCCGCTGGTGAATACCTCGTCACTCTTGAGGTCACCGACACCAATACGGGATGTAGTGCTATCGAAGGCTTTGTCATCATTGTTCACCCAACACCAGACATCCCGGTTTTAGACGCCGGCAACGGTGCGCTTTGTGCAGGCACGGCTGCTACCATTTCGGTGAGCAACCCTCAGGCCAACGTGATTTACTTCTGGAGCAGCGGTGATACCGGTTCCAGCATCACCACCGATGAAGCTGGTGAATACTACGTTACTTCCGTCAATATTTACGGTTGCCGTAACGAAAGCGAGGTTACGGAAGTACTAGAAGGACCAGACATTAGCCTGGTACCCAACGGTTGTCATACCCGCTGTGCGCCGGATACCCTCTGTTTGCCTACAATCCCCGACGTCATTAGTTACCAATGGTACCTGGATGGCGTCTTGATTCCAGCACCAGACGGAACGATCCCCAATTTGATCGTCGATCAAAGCGGCAGTTATACTCTGGAAATGGAAGACGTGAATGGTTGTATACAGACGAGTAATCCGTTGAACATTGACCTTCTTCCCGGATTTGGCACCTTCCTTGGCAATGTCTACTACGACCTCAACAACAATGAGATGATCGACGCTGCGGATAGTTTAGCTGGCGGTATCGAAGTGGAGTTGATGGGCGATATGGGGCTGCAAGATGCCATAATCACCCCACTAAATGGCGCCTACGGATTCGTGAATGTTCCTGAAGATGATTACACGCTTTCGATTAATAGCATGACAGTGCCTGCCAGTTGGGCACCTCAGATAGCTTCCATTGATACCACCTTTATGGGTTGTGATCAGGAAGTGATGATCAATTGGCTATTGGTGCAAGATTGCGATTTTGATACTACTTTCACTGCCAATATTTGTCCAGGCGAAGATTACATCTTTCAGGGCCAGTCTTACGCTATTGGTAGTAACAACACCGTCCAAATCACTTCGGCTCAGGGGTGCGATTCGACGTTTACCTTTACCGTAGCGGCATTGCCTAGTACTACAGAAATTCTTGGCGTGGAAATTTGTTTGGGAGAAACTTACAGCTATCTCGGCACAGAATACCCCATTGGTACCGACGAGTTGATCACCTTCACCAATAGCGCGGGATGTGATTCTATTGTCCAGCTTCAGGTGGTGGCTTCTCCCGAGGCTAGCTTTGCCTTGAGTACAGAAGAAAGTTGTTCAGGAATATCCACAGGGAGCCTGACCATCACACCGAACAGTGGCTCAGCACCTTTTGTTTATGCTATTGACGATGGAGATTTCCAAACTCAAGCTGCTTTTATGAACCTCGAAGCTGGTGCTTATGACCTCACGATAGAAGATGCTAATGGTTGCCAATACGTAGAAAGCTTTACCGTAGATGCTGCCGAGAATCTTGTTGTCAACGTAGCAAACATCCTACTGCCTTGTGATAGTGCGGCCGTACAATTGCAGCCCGAAATTATCAGTGGTGACGATGGCTTTCTGCTTTATCAATGGAGTGATGGCGTCACTACCTTAGCACGCCCAGTGAGCAACCCTGGCACCTTGCAATTGGCAGTGAGCAATGCTTGTGAAACGATCAGTCTGCCCGTGACGGTAACCGCAGAAAAATCACCAGAAGGTTCGCTGATCTACGTGCCCAATGCCTTCTCCCCCAACAACGATGGTGCCAATGATGCCTTTAAAATATATCCCGGCCAGGATGTGCTGATTGATGATCTCGACTTCCAGGTGTTCGACCGCTGGGGCAGCCTCATCTTCGACGCCCAAAGTGGCACCGACGAATGGAACGGCGTCAGCAAAGGCCGGCTTGCTGCACAAGGTGTCTACATCTGGCAGTTAAAAGCAAAAGTAAACCTGTGCGGACAAGCAGTAGATGTTGTCCAGCAAGGTGAAGTTATATTGGTTCGCTAA
- a CDS encoding DUF3127 domain-containing protein gives MSYELTGKLHKKYPTENKTDSFQAREFVVLMESGNYPQYIKLQLTQDRCALLDPYQEGQEIKVHFDLRGREWNDKYFTNLNAWRVEAPTAATAPSASSGEENFFPTADDEPSVAADDDLPF, from the coding sequence ATGTCTTATGAATTAACCGGAAAACTCCACAAAAAATATCCTACGGAGAACAAAACGGATAGCTTCCAGGCCCGGGAGTTTGTGGTGTTGATGGAAAGTGGAAACTACCCCCAGTACATTAAATTACAGCTTACACAAGATCGTTGTGCACTCCTTGATCCTTACCAGGAAGGCCAGGAAATCAAAGTACATTTTGATCTTCGTGGACGGGAATGGAATGACAAATACTTCACCAATCTCAATGCTTGGCGCGTTGAGGCGCCTACTGCTGCCACTGCTCCTTCGGCTTCTTCTGGCGAAGAAAATTTCTTCCCTACTGCCGATGATGAGCCCAGTGTAGCTGCAGACGACGACCTACCCTTCTAA
- the moaA gene encoding GTP 3',8-cyclase MoaA has translation MTGQLFDNHGRQINYLRLAVTDRCNLRCFYCMPEEGINYVARTQLLTYEEMLRMVQVLVPLGIEKIRLTGGEPFLRRDFMDFLRAISTIEGLKQINLTTNGTLTEQHVPELKQLGIHSVNLSIDSLDRQRFHEITRRDSLPEVWATFEALVAHGIDTKLNAVVMDQRNIEDILPMVELTKKYPVSVRFIEEMPFNGDTAHYQKLPWDHRRITEHIRAAYPGLEKLVDPPGSTSYNYSIPGHQGTVGIIAAYSRTFCGSCNRIRVTPKGLLKTCLYDQGVLSIRDIMRAGATDDQLADAFTTALQHRAKDGWEAEGRLSNDPNARESMATIGG, from the coding sequence ATGACCGGGCAACTATTTGACAACCACGGACGGCAGATCAACTACCTGCGCTTAGCCGTTACGGATCGCTGTAATCTGCGCTGCTTTTATTGCATGCCAGAAGAAGGTATCAATTATGTTGCCCGGACACAACTCCTCACATACGAGGAAATGCTGAGGATGGTGCAAGTGCTTGTCCCATTAGGCATTGAAAAAATACGCCTTACTGGTGGTGAACCTTTTTTGCGTAGAGATTTCATGGATTTCCTGCGCGCAATCAGCACCATTGAAGGCCTAAAGCAAATCAACCTCACCACCAACGGCACCCTCACGGAGCAGCATGTACCCGAGCTCAAGCAGCTGGGTATCCACTCCGTCAATCTGAGTATTGACTCCCTGGACCGGCAGCGTTTTCACGAGATCACTCGCCGGGATAGCTTGCCCGAAGTATGGGCCACTTTCGAGGCTTTGGTCGCCCACGGCATCGATACCAAATTGAACGCCGTGGTCATGGATCAGCGAAATATTGAAGATATTTTGCCCATGGTGGAACTGACGAAAAAATACCCCGTCAGTGTTCGCTTCATCGAAGAGATGCCTTTCAACGGCGATACCGCCCACTACCAAAAACTGCCTTGGGATCACCGTCGGATCACCGAACATATTCGCGCGGCTTATCCTGGTCTGGAAAAACTGGTGGATCCTCCCGGCAGTACTTCCTACAATTACAGCATTCCCGGTCACCAGGGTACGGTGGGGATTATTGCAGCTTACTCCCGTACTTTTTGCGGCAGTTGCAACCGTATTCGCGTCACCCCAAAGGGTTTGTTGAAGACTTGCCTTTACGATCAGGGCGTACTCAGCATTCGCGATATCATGCGGGCAGGTGCTACCGATGACCAATTGGCGGATGCCTTCACCACCGCCCTCCAGCACCGCGCCAAAGACGGCTGGGAAGCCGAAGGCCGCCTCAGCAACGACCCCAACGCACGGGAGAGCATGGCCACGATTGGGGGCTAA
- a CDS encoding Uma2 family endonuclease, translating to MNQTTVALADLYKWTVSEFHQMAAAGIIEEDAHVELLHGQIVHMSPVGKFHAACVSFLNDWLTQQLRLDFIINNLFPSL from the coding sequence ATGAACCAAACAACCGTCGCTCTGGCCGACCTTTACAAATGGACGGTTTCGGAGTTTCATCAAATGGCAGCAGCAGGAATTATTGAAGAAGACGCTCACGTCGAATTACTTCACGGTCAAATTGTACACATGAGTCCCGTAGGAAAATTCCATGCTGCTTGTGTTAGTTTTTTGAATGATTGGTTAACCCAACAACTGCGTTTGGATTTTATTATCAATAATTTATTTCCCTCGCTTTAA